One segment of Cyprinus carpio isolate SPL01 chromosome A17, ASM1834038v1, whole genome shotgun sequence DNA contains the following:
- the LOC109055797 gene encoding ribosomal protein S6 kinase alpha-5 isoform X3: protein MPSTMEGSSEEGDLFTVKHELRNANLTGHVERVGIENFELLKVLGTGAYGKVFLVRKVSGHDSGKLYAMKVLKKATIVQKAKTAEHTRTERQVLEHIRQSPFLVTLHYAFQTDTKLHLILDYVNGGELFTHLVQRVRFKEQEVTLYSGEIVLALEHLHKLGIVYRDLKLENILLDSNGHIVLTDFGLSKECHEVERAYSICGTIEYMAPEIVAGGESGHDKAVDWWSMGVLMYELLTGGSPFTVDGDENSHSDIAERIMKKDPPFPKDLGPLAKDIIQRLLIKDPKKRLGSGPLGAQNVKSHPFYQKMNWEDLAAKKVPAPFKPVIRDELDVSNFAEEFTEMDPTYSPAALPNNCDRIFQGYSFMAPSILFKRNAVMDDLSQLCGGSERPGSAAVARSAMMKDSPFYMNYEMDLRESALGEGSFSICRQCTHKKTGQKYAVKIVSKRMEAQTQKEIAALKLCDGHPNIVKLHEIYHDQLHTYIVLELLQGGELLERIRRKQHFSETEASCIMRRLVSAVSHMHDVGVVHRDLKPENLLFTDDTENSEIKVIDFGFARLKPPDNQLLKTPCFTLQYAAPEILKYNGYDESCDLWSLGVILGAGPGWGENETAEFDVMISDRQ, encoded by the exons ATGCCGTCTACGATGGAGGGCTCGTCCGAGGAAGGTGACCTGTTTACCGTCAAACACGAGCTCAGAAACG CCAATCTGACGGGTCACGTGGAGCGAGTGGGCATTGAGAACTTTGAGCTGCTGAAAGTGCTGGGAACAGGAG CCTATGGCAAGGTGTTCTTGGTTCGCAAGGTGAGCGGCCATGATTCAGGTAAACTCTATGCCATGAAGGTGCTGAAAAAGGCCACTATTGTGCAGAAGGCGAAGACGGCAGAGCACACACGCACAGAGAGACAGGTCCTCGAGCACATCAGGCAGTCTCCTTTCCTGGTTACACTCCATTATGCCTTCCAGACAGACACCAAACTGCATCTCATTCTAG ACTATGTGAACGGAGGTGAGCTCTTCACGCACTTGGTCCAAAGAGTTCGCTTTAAAGAGCAAGAGGTTACCTTGTACAGCGGGGAGATTGTACTTGCACTGGAGCACTTGCATAAG CTGGGAATCGTCTACAGAGACCTAAAACTTGAGAATATACTTCTTGATTCAAACGGTCACATCGTGTTGACGGATTTTGGCCTTAGTAAGGAATGTCACGAG GTAGAGAGAGCTTATTCCATCTGTGGCACTATTGAATACATGGCCCCTGAGATTGTAGCAGGAGGGGAGTCGGGGCATGACAAG GCGGTGGACTGGTGGAGCATGGGAGTTCTGATGTATGAGCTGTTGACCGGAGGCTCTCCTTTCACTGTCGATGGCGATgagaactctcattctgacattGCTGA GAGAATTATGAAAAAGGATCCTCCATTCCCCAAAGACTTGGGACCTCTGGCCAAAGACATTATCCAGCGATTGCTAATTAAAGACCCAAAGAAGAGGCTGGGCTCTGGGCCCTTAGGGGCCCAGAATGTGAAAAGCCATCCATTTTACCAG AAAATGAACTGGGAGGACCTAGCTGCTAAGAAGGTTCCGGCTCCGTTTAAGCCTGTAATTCGTGATGAGCTAGATGTTAGCAACTTTGCAGAGGAGTTTACAGAGATGGACCCGACATACTCCCCAGCGGCACTTCCAAACAACTGTGACCGCATCTTCCAG GGCTATTCCTTCATGGCTCCCTCCATCCTGTTTAAGAGGAATGCGGTAATGGACGACCTATCTCAGCTGTGTGGCGGGTCAGAGAGGCCAGGCTCTGCAGCTGTTGCCCGTAGCGCTATGATGAAG GACTCTCCGTTCTACATGAACTATGAGATGGACCTGAGGGAGAGCGCTCTGGGAGAGGGAAGCTTCTCCATCTGCAGACAGTGCACTCACAAAAAGACTGGACAGAAATACGCTGTAAAGATTGTCAGTAAAAG AATGGAGGcacaaacacagaaagagatCGCTGCTCTGAAACTGTGTGATGGACATCCCAACATAGTCAAGCTACATGAGATCTACCACGACCAG CTACACACATATATTGTTCTGGAGCTTCTGCAAGGTGGAGAGCTGCTGGAGAGGATCAGAAGGAAGCAGCACTTCAGCGAGACGGAGGCCAGCTGCATCATGCGCAGACTAGTGTCTGCAGTCAGCCACATGCATGATGTTGGTGTGGTGCACAGGGACCTCAAACCTGAG AATTTGCTCTTCACTGACGACACTGAGAATTCAGAAATAAAAGTTATTGACTTTGGCTTTGCTCGGCTCAAACCTCCTGACAATCAGCTCCTGAAGACCCCCTGTTTCACTCTTCAGTACGCTGCACCGGAAATCCTCAAATACAATGGTTATGATGAGTCCTGCGACCTCTGGAGTTTAGGAGTCATTTTG GGAGCAGGACCTGGCTGGGGGGAGAACGAAACAGCAGAGTTTGACGTGATGATTTCTGACAGGCAGTGA
- the LOC109055797 gene encoding ribosomal protein S6 kinase alpha-5 isoform X2: MPSTMEGSSEEGDLFTVKHELRNANLTGHVERVGIENFELLKVLGTGAYGKVFLVRKVSGHDSGKLYAMKVLKKATIVQKAKTAEHTRTERQVLEHIRQSPFLVTLHYAFQTDTKLHLILDYVNGGELFTHLVQRVRFKEQEVTLYSGEIVLALEHLHKLGIVYRDLKLENILLDSNGHIVLTDFGLSKECHEVERAYSICGTIEYMAPEIVAGGESGHDKAVDWWSMGVLMYELLTGGSPFTVDGDENSHSDIAERIMKKDPPFPKDLGPLAKDIIQRLLIKDPKKRLGSGPLGAQNVKSHPFYQKMNWEDLAAKKVPAPFKPVIRDELDVSNFAEEFTEMDPTYSPAALPNNCDRIFQGYSFMAPSILFKRNAVMDDLSQLCGGSERPGSAAVARSAMMKDSPFYMNYEMDLRESALGEGSFSICRQCTHKKTGQKYAVKIVSKRMEAQTQKEIAALKLCDGHPNIVKLHEIYHDQLHTYIVLELLQGGELLERIRRKQHFSETEASCIMRRLVSAVSHMHDVGVVHRDLKPENLLFTDDTENSEIKVIDFGFARLKPPDNQLLKTPCFTLQYAAPEILKYNGYDESCDLWSLGVILGDTITFCPGTTHEKYPLANFCIFTVMFINVHCPILISCLL, translated from the exons ATGCCGTCTACGATGGAGGGCTCGTCCGAGGAAGGTGACCTGTTTACCGTCAAACACGAGCTCAGAAACG CCAATCTGACGGGTCACGTGGAGCGAGTGGGCATTGAGAACTTTGAGCTGCTGAAAGTGCTGGGAACAGGAG CCTATGGCAAGGTGTTCTTGGTTCGCAAGGTGAGCGGCCATGATTCAGGTAAACTCTATGCCATGAAGGTGCTGAAAAAGGCCACTATTGTGCAGAAGGCGAAGACGGCAGAGCACACACGCACAGAGAGACAGGTCCTCGAGCACATCAGGCAGTCTCCTTTCCTGGTTACACTCCATTATGCCTTCCAGACAGACACCAAACTGCATCTCATTCTAG ACTATGTGAACGGAGGTGAGCTCTTCACGCACTTGGTCCAAAGAGTTCGCTTTAAAGAGCAAGAGGTTACCTTGTACAGCGGGGAGATTGTACTTGCACTGGAGCACTTGCATAAG CTGGGAATCGTCTACAGAGACCTAAAACTTGAGAATATACTTCTTGATTCAAACGGTCACATCGTGTTGACGGATTTTGGCCTTAGTAAGGAATGTCACGAG GTAGAGAGAGCTTATTCCATCTGTGGCACTATTGAATACATGGCCCCTGAGATTGTAGCAGGAGGGGAGTCGGGGCATGACAAG GCGGTGGACTGGTGGAGCATGGGAGTTCTGATGTATGAGCTGTTGACCGGAGGCTCTCCTTTCACTGTCGATGGCGATgagaactctcattctgacattGCTGA GAGAATTATGAAAAAGGATCCTCCATTCCCCAAAGACTTGGGACCTCTGGCCAAAGACATTATCCAGCGATTGCTAATTAAAGACCCAAAGAAGAGGCTGGGCTCTGGGCCCTTAGGGGCCCAGAATGTGAAAAGCCATCCATTTTACCAG AAAATGAACTGGGAGGACCTAGCTGCTAAGAAGGTTCCGGCTCCGTTTAAGCCTGTAATTCGTGATGAGCTAGATGTTAGCAACTTTGCAGAGGAGTTTACAGAGATGGACCCGACATACTCCCCAGCGGCACTTCCAAACAACTGTGACCGCATCTTCCAG GGCTATTCCTTCATGGCTCCCTCCATCCTGTTTAAGAGGAATGCGGTAATGGACGACCTATCTCAGCTGTGTGGCGGGTCAGAGAGGCCAGGCTCTGCAGCTGTTGCCCGTAGCGCTATGATGAAG GACTCTCCGTTCTACATGAACTATGAGATGGACCTGAGGGAGAGCGCTCTGGGAGAGGGAAGCTTCTCCATCTGCAGACAGTGCACTCACAAAAAGACTGGACAGAAATACGCTGTAAAGATTGTCAGTAAAAG AATGGAGGcacaaacacagaaagagatCGCTGCTCTGAAACTGTGTGATGGACATCCCAACATAGTCAAGCTACATGAGATCTACCACGACCAG CTACACACATATATTGTTCTGGAGCTTCTGCAAGGTGGAGAGCTGCTGGAGAGGATCAGAAGGAAGCAGCACTTCAGCGAGACGGAGGCCAGCTGCATCATGCGCAGACTAGTGTCTGCAGTCAGCCACATGCATGATGTTGGTGTGGTGCACAGGGACCTCAAACCTGAG AATTTGCTCTTCACTGACGACACTGAGAATTCAGAAATAAAAGTTATTGACTTTGGCTTTGCTCGGCTCAAACCTCCTGACAATCAGCTCCTGAAGACCCCCTGTTTCACTCTTCAGTACGCTGCACCGGAAATCCTCAAATACAATGGTTATGATGAGTCCTGCGACCTCTGGAGTTTAGGAGTCATTTTG